In Luteitalea sp. TBR-22, one genomic interval encodes:
- a CDS encoding ABC transporter permease — protein MTDASLGGRLARGLAGEYAALVLVVLLLVALFSAASEHFFTRLTFTTLANQVPALTVTTVGMTLVLVAGGIDLSVGAVMALTAAILGVALAGWHWPLPLALLACGGIGALAGLVNGLVTVRWALPSFIVTLGMLEIARGGAYLVTDSRSVFVGAGLDAIGAPLPWLGLSPAFLVAVGLVIAGQLVLTRTVFGRYLVAIGTNREAVRLSGIAAAPVEVAVFTLSGALAGLGGAFHVAYLESADPNAGVGLELSAIAAVVIGGTSLRGGRGSVVASFLGVLVIVVLQAGLAQVGASEPAKRIVTGGVIIASVVLDAIRHGWRRSS, from the coding sequence ATGACCGACGCGTCCCTGGGCGGTCGTCTCGCCCGTGGCCTGGCCGGCGAGTATGCCGCGCTCGTCCTGGTCGTGCTGCTGCTCGTCGCGTTGTTCAGCGCGGCGAGCGAGCACTTCTTCACCCGCCTGACCTTCACCACGCTCGCCAACCAGGTGCCGGCGCTCACGGTGACCACCGTCGGCATGACCCTGGTGCTGGTGGCCGGCGGCATCGATCTCTCCGTGGGCGCGGTCATGGCACTGACGGCGGCGATCCTCGGTGTGGCGCTGGCCGGTTGGCACTGGCCCCTGCCGCTGGCCCTGCTCGCCTGTGGCGGCATCGGTGCGCTGGCTGGCCTCGTGAACGGGCTCGTGACCGTCCGCTGGGCACTGCCGTCGTTCATCGTCACGCTGGGGATGCTGGAGATCGCGCGGGGCGGCGCCTACCTGGTCACCGACTCCCGGTCGGTCTTCGTCGGCGCTGGCCTGGACGCCATCGGTGCCCCGCTGCCCTGGCTCGGGTTGTCGCCCGCGTTCCTGGTCGCCGTGGGGCTGGTCATCGCCGGCCAGTTGGTGCTCACGCGCACGGTGTTCGGCCGTTATCTGGTGGCGATCGGCACCAACCGTGAAGCGGTGCGCCTGTCGGGGATCGCGGCGGCGCCGGTGGAGGTGGCGGTCTTCACGCTGTCGGGCGCCCTGGCCGGCCTCGGCGGCGCGTTCCATGTGGCCTACCTCGAGTCGGCCGACCCGAACGCCGGCGTCGGGCTCGAACTGTCAGCGATCGCCGCCGTGGTCATCGGCGGCACCAGCCTGCGCGGCGGCCGAGGGTCGGTGGTCGCCAGCTTCCTCGGCGTCCTCGTCATCGTCGTGCTGCAGGCCGGCCTGGCCCAGGTCGGGGCGTCGGAGCCCGCCAAGCGCATCGTCACCGGGGGCGTGATCATCGCGTCGGTCGTCCTGGACGCCATCCGGCATGGCTGGCGCAGGAGTTCCTGA
- a CDS encoding sugar ABC transporter ATP-binding protein, whose amino-acid sequence MLTIRGLSKAYAAPVLVDADLEVRAGEVHALMGANGAGKSTLVRIVCGLTPADAGTMTLAGVPYAPSSRRAADTAGVQVVLQELNLVASLSVAENLFLARLPHRFGIIDRAALRTHAVRALNAVGLGDLDPLTPVHRLGIGQQQLVEIAAALTRECRVLVLDEPTAALSAAEVERLFGHIRRLREQGLGILYITHRTDEIRRIADRVTVLRDGRVVDTRAAASFDHDVLLGLTVGPATARSLTEALPTGAPSTCDASRGIALRVHGLSRGHVVRDVSFEVGIGEIVGLSGLVGAGRTETLRLIFGADLPDAGHVCLGDGPPLHLRSPADAVRAGIGLLPEDRRTQALLLTQPVRANITLASMARVSRGRTWIDASRETQAASALATRLDVRRSGLEQVAGTLSGGNQQKTVLARWLLRDCAVLLVDEPTRGIDVGAKHAIHRQLRELAARGTALVVVSSELEELMALCDRIVVLSAGRVTGRFARADWSEDVLMQAAFAPERQS is encoded by the coding sequence GTGCTCACCATCCGCGGCCTCTCGAAGGCCTATGCCGCCCCGGTGCTCGTCGACGCCGATCTCGAGGTGCGGGCTGGTGAGGTGCATGCGCTCATGGGCGCCAACGGCGCCGGCAAGTCGACGCTCGTGCGCATCGTGTGCGGCCTGACGCCCGCCGACGCGGGCACCATGACCCTCGCGGGTGTGCCGTACGCGCCGTCGTCTCGCCGCGCCGCGGACACCGCGGGCGTGCAGGTCGTGCTGCAGGAACTGAATCTCGTCGCGTCGTTGAGCGTGGCCGAGAACCTGTTCCTGGCGCGGCTCCCGCATCGCTTCGGCATCATCGATCGCGCCGCGTTGCGCACACACGCCGTCCGCGCCCTGAACGCCGTCGGGCTCGGCGACCTCGATCCCCTCACGCCGGTCCACCGCCTGGGCATCGGGCAGCAGCAGCTCGTGGAGATCGCCGCGGCGCTGACGCGCGAGTGCCGTGTGCTCGTGCTCGACGAGCCGACGGCGGCCCTCAGTGCGGCGGAGGTCGAGCGGCTGTTCGGGCACATCCGACGCCTTCGCGAACAGGGCCTCGGCATCCTCTACATCACGCATCGAACCGATGAGATCCGTCGCATCGCCGATCGCGTGACCGTCCTGCGTGACGGCCGTGTCGTCGACACGCGCGCGGCAGCCTCGTTCGACCACGACGTGCTGCTCGGTCTCACCGTCGGCCCCGCGACCGCCAGGAGCCTGACGGAGGCGTTGCCGACCGGCGCGCCGTCCACCTGCGACGCCAGCCGTGGCATCGCGCTGCGCGTGCACGGCCTGTCGCGCGGTCACGTCGTGCGCGACGTCAGTTTCGAGGTCGGGATCGGCGAGATCGTCGGCTTGTCAGGCCTCGTCGGTGCCGGCCGCACCGAGACGCTGCGGCTGATCTTCGGCGCCGACCTGCCCGATGCCGGGCACGTCTGTCTCGGGGACGGGCCGCCGCTGCACCTGCGGAGCCCGGCCGACGCGGTCAGGGCCGGGATCGGCCTGCTGCCGGAGGATCGCCGCACGCAAGCCCTCCTGCTCACGCAACCGGTACGAGCCAACATCACGCTGGCGTCCATGGCGCGGGTCTCGCGCGGTCGCACGTGGATCGACGCCAGCCGAGAGACGCAGGCGGCCTCGGCGCTGGCGACGCGGCTGGACGTGCGCCGATCCGGCCTCGAGCAGGTGGCCGGCACCCTGAGCGGCGGCAACCAGCAGAAGACGGTGCTGGCCCGCTGGCTGTTGCGCGACTGCGCCGTGCTGCTGGTCGACGAGCCTACCCGCGGCATCGACGTCGGCGCCAAGCACGCCATTCACCGGCAACTCCGCGAGCTCGCCGCGCGCGGCACCGCGCTGGTGGTCGTGTCGAGCGAACTCGAGGAGCTGATGGCCCTCTGTGATCGCATCGTCGTGCTGTCTGCCGGTCGTGTCACCGGGAGGTTCGCGCGTGCCGACTGGAGCGAGGACGTCCTGATGCAGGCTGCATTCGCGCCGGAGCGCCAGTCATGA
- a CDS encoding sugar ABC transporter substrate-binding protein yields MIRRFRWLAALACLAVAGCGAPSGGDGPSATPAPTPGRPRIALVMKSLANEFFVTMADGARKHHEAHASDYDLVVNGIGNESDISQQVALVEQMLAQRVSAIVIAPADSRALVPVLRRAQQQGVIVVNIDNKLDAETLKAAGLRVPFVGPDNRAGARAVGAVLAAALPRGAAVAILEGIPTAFNAQQRRLGFEDAMATAGMRVVSVQSAAWEQDKANALSAALLREYPDLKALLASNDSMALGAAAAVRQAGRTGEVQVVGFDNIAAVRQLLDDGRVLATADQHGDQLAVFGIETALQILRKQAPPDDHQTPVDVVTRQPGPGQPAQSSAPR; encoded by the coding sequence CGGCGCCGACACCCGGACGCCCGCGCATCGCGCTCGTGATGAAGTCGCTGGCCAACGAGTTCTTCGTCACGATGGCCGACGGTGCCCGCAAGCATCACGAGGCGCACGCATCGGACTACGACCTGGTCGTCAACGGGATCGGCAACGAGAGCGACATCTCGCAGCAGGTCGCCCTGGTCGAGCAGATGCTCGCCCAGCGCGTCAGCGCCATCGTCATCGCCCCGGCCGACTCGCGGGCGCTCGTACCGGTGCTCCGGAGAGCCCAGCAGCAGGGCGTCATCGTCGTCAACATCGACAACAAGCTGGACGCGGAGACACTGAAGGCGGCCGGGCTGCGCGTGCCGTTCGTCGGCCCCGACAATCGTGCCGGAGCGCGCGCGGTGGGCGCGGTGCTCGCGGCGGCACTGCCCAGGGGTGCCGCCGTGGCCATCCTCGAGGGCATCCCGACGGCGTTCAACGCCCAGCAGCGCCGGCTCGGCTTCGAGGACGCGATGGCGACGGCAGGCATGCGCGTCGTCTCGGTGCAGAGCGCCGCCTGGGAACAGGACAAGGCCAACGCGCTGTCGGCGGCGCTGCTGCGCGAGTACCCCGACCTGAAGGCCCTGCTCGCGAGCAACGACAGCATGGCGCTCGGCGCGGCCGCCGCCGTCCGTCAGGCGGGGCGCACCGGCGAGGTGCAGGTCGTGGGGTTCGACAACATCGCGGCAGTCCGCCAACTGCTGGACGACGGCCGGGTGCTCGCCACGGCGGATCAGCACGGCGATCAGCTCGCCGTGTTCGGGATCGAGACGGCGTTGCAGATCCTGCGGAAGCAGGCCCCGCCCGACGACCACCAGACGCCGGTCGATGTCGTCACGCGTCAGCCCGGACCCGGACAGCCGGCCCAGTCATCCGCGCCACGGTAG